The Ancylobacter sp. WKF20 genome contains a region encoding:
- a CDS encoding primary-amine oxidase: MDAKVDITHPLDPLSTAEIEQAVAILTAAKGLGAYHRFPIIRLEEPAKAELAAWRAGGALPRLAFLLVLEVTTGTASEAIVDLATAHVVSFTTLPNDQPPYGQPPIMIEEFIRAEEIVKADAGWRAAVAKRGITEDDIPLVQIDPFSSGYFGRDFEKGRRIVRAVSYWREDIRDNGYAHPIEGVVAVVDLIANKVVDLVDEEKIVPVPKKKRNYGREAFPDVRTDIKPLDIVQRQGPSFTVDGWRVEWQNWSFRVGFTPREGLVLHELGIKDGGRVRPVIFRASVTEMVVPYADPTANHYWKSAFDAGEYGLGRLANQLELGCDCLGHIHYFDVPAADDLGQPFLMKNAICMHEEDYGTLWKHYEFRNGIYETRRSRRLVISFFATVGNYDYGFYWYLYQDGTIQLEAKLTGIIQTAAVTPGEVYPWGGMVDEGLGGPTHQHFFNARLHMDIDGGGNTVTEHEFAPRPWGEDNPYGNVFDTKSRTLKRELDSPAVANGETGRYWKVANPSAVNSVGKAPGYKLVVTPTPVMLAQEGSTVARRGGFAKKHIWVTAFDKAEKYASGDYPNVNAGGGGLPAYVAQNRPIENADVVVWHSFGHTHVCKPEDFPIMPVEYAGFLLKPNGFFAGNIAMNLPPEKNAHSRDNREAGEEGEKNGGGSCCH; encoded by the coding sequence ATGGACGCCAAAGTCGACATCACTCACCCGCTGGACCCGCTGAGCACCGCTGAGATCGAACAGGCGGTTGCCATCCTCACCGCCGCCAAGGGACTCGGGGCCTATCACCGCTTCCCGATCATCCGGCTGGAAGAACCCGCCAAGGCCGAGCTGGCCGCCTGGCGCGCGGGCGGCGCCCTGCCCCGTCTCGCCTTCCTGCTGGTGCTGGAAGTGACGACCGGCACGGCGAGCGAGGCCATCGTCGATCTCGCCACCGCGCATGTGGTGTCCTTCACCACGCTGCCGAACGACCAGCCGCCCTATGGCCAGCCGCCGATCATGATCGAGGAGTTCATCCGCGCCGAGGAGATCGTGAAGGCCGATGCCGGCTGGCGCGCCGCGGTGGCCAAGCGCGGCATCACCGAGGATGACATCCCGCTGGTGCAGATCGACCCCTTCTCCTCCGGCTATTTCGGCCGCGATTTCGAGAAGGGCCGGCGCATCGTGCGCGCGGTCTCCTATTGGCGCGAGGACATACGCGACAATGGCTACGCCCACCCGATCGAGGGCGTGGTGGCGGTGGTCGATCTCATCGCCAACAAGGTGGTCGACCTCGTGGACGAGGAAAAGATCGTCCCGGTGCCGAAGAAGAAGCGCAATTACGGCCGCGAGGCCTTTCCCGATGTCCGCACCGACATCAAGCCGCTCGACATCGTGCAGCGGCAGGGGCCGAGCTTCACCGTCGATGGCTGGCGGGTGGAGTGGCAGAACTGGAGCTTCCGCGTCGGCTTCACCCCGCGCGAGGGGCTGGTGCTGCACGAGCTGGGCATCAAGGACGGCGGGCGGGTGCGCCCGGTGATCTTCCGCGCCAGCGTGACCGAGATGGTCGTGCCCTATGCCGACCCAACCGCCAACCACTATTGGAAAAGCGCCTTCGACGCCGGCGAATACGGCCTAGGCCGCCTCGCCAACCAGCTCGAACTCGGCTGCGACTGCTTGGGCCACATCCATTATTTCGACGTGCCGGCCGCCGACGATCTCGGCCAGCCCTTCCTCATGAAGAACGCCATCTGCATGCATGAGGAGGACTATGGCACGCTGTGGAAGCACTATGAATTCCGCAACGGCATCTATGAGACACGGCGCTCGCGGCGGCTGGTCATCTCGTTCTTCGCGACCGTCGGCAATTATGATTATGGCTTCTACTGGTATCTCTACCAGGACGGCACGATCCAGCTTGAGGCCAAGCTCACCGGCATCATCCAGACCGCGGCGGTGACGCCGGGCGAGGTCTATCCGTGGGGCGGCATGGTGGATGAAGGGCTGGGCGGGCCGACGCATCAGCACTTCTTCAACGCCCGCCTGCACATGGACATTGACGGCGGCGGCAACACCGTGACCGAGCACGAATTCGCCCCGCGCCCCTGGGGCGAGGACAACCCCTATGGCAACGTCTTCGACACGAAGAGCCGCACCCTGAAGCGCGAGCTCGACAGCCCGGCGGTGGCCAATGGCGAGACCGGCCGCTACTGGAAGGTGGCGAACCCGTCAGCGGTCAACAGCGTCGGCAAGGCTCCCGGCTACAAGCTGGTGGTGACGCCCACGCCGGTGATGCTGGCGCAGGAGGGCTCGACCGTCGCCCGGCGCGGCGGCTTCGCCAAGAAGCACATCTGGGTCACCGCCTTCGACAAGGCGGAGAAGTACGCGTCCGGCGACTACCCGAATGTGAATGCGGGCGGGGGCGGCCTGCCGGCCTATGTGGCGCAGAACCGGCCGATCGAGAATGCCGATGTCGTGGTCTGGCACAGCTTCGGCCACACCCATGTGTGCAAGCCCGAGGACTTCCCGATCATGCCGGTGGAATATGCCGGCTTCCTGCTGAAGCCCAACGGCTTCTTCGCCGGCAACATCGCCATGAACCTGCCGCCGGAGAAGAACGCCCATTCGCGCGACAACCGCGAGGCGGGTGAGGAAGGGGAAAAGAACGGCGGCGGCTCCTGCTGCCATTGA
- a CDS encoding APC family permease: MSLNDAVPHAVSGGALPLATDALLTDALAPKALAKNSVGLAHIVFFVVAAAAPLTAVVGASPAAFAFGNGPGVPGAFVLAGLLYLVFSVGFTAMSRHVGGAGAFYTYIAQGIGKPAGVGGAMMALVTYSAVQIAVYALFGVFVAGALAPFGIELPWWVWAYVALIAVMACGQRNIAFSGVLLGVCMLAEIAILLLLDIGIVLKGGGPEGFTFSAFAPSTVFAPGLGVALVFVIGSFIGFEATAIFGEEAETPEKTIPRATYVAVLLITLFYAFSTWAAVQFYGPSQVQAVAEKGLEAFYFTAAAEVLGGWSVEAMNLLLITSLFACILSFHNTLNRYFFALGREGLALRALGKVHEVHGSPHIAGYVQSAVAAVILALFIAAGADPYTTVFSFMSALAVLGILAVQVLVSLAVIRFFRVTPTRHGVGTTLIAPVLGLIGLAGALVLVTVNLSLLTGSESPLVMAFPYGLAVVFLLGAGFALYLRQRRPELYASLGEVFA; encoded by the coding sequence ATGTCCTTGAACGATGCAGTGCCACATGCCGTCAGCGGCGGCGCGTTGCCGCTTGCGACCGACGCCCTTTTGACAGACGCCCTCGCCCCTAAGGCGCTGGCGAAGAATTCCGTCGGCCTCGCCCATATCGTGTTCTTCGTGGTGGCGGCCGCCGCGCCGCTGACCGCCGTGGTCGGCGCCTCGCCGGCCGCCTTCGCCTTCGGTAACGGGCCGGGCGTACCCGGCGCCTTCGTGCTGGCGGGGCTGCTCTACCTTGTCTTCTCGGTCGGCTTCACCGCCATGAGCCGCCATGTCGGCGGCGCCGGCGCCTTCTACACCTATATCGCGCAGGGCATCGGCAAGCCGGCCGGGGTCGGCGGGGCGATGATGGCGCTGGTCACCTACAGCGCGGTGCAGATCGCGGTCTATGCGCTGTTCGGCGTGTTCGTCGCCGGGGCGCTGGCGCCCTTCGGCATCGAGCTGCCCTGGTGGGTCTGGGCCTATGTGGCGCTGATCGCGGTGATGGCCTGCGGCCAGCGCAACATCGCCTTTTCCGGCGTCCTTCTCGGCGTGTGCATGCTGGCGGAGATCGCCATCCTGCTCCTGCTCGACATCGGCATCGTGCTGAAGGGCGGCGGGCCGGAGGGCTTCACCTTCTCCGCCTTCGCGCCGTCCACCGTCTTCGCGCCGGGGCTGGGCGTGGCGCTGGTCTTCGTCATCGGCTCCTTCATCGGCTTCGAGGCCACCGCCATCTTCGGCGAGGAGGCGGAAACGCCGGAGAAGACCATTCCCCGCGCCACCTATGTCGCGGTGCTGCTCATCACCCTGTTCTACGCCTTCTCCACCTGGGCGGCCGTGCAGTTCTACGGCCCCTCGCAGGTGCAGGCCGTCGCCGAGAAGGGGCTGGAGGCCTTCTACTTCACCGCCGCCGCCGAGGTGCTGGGCGGCTGGTCGGTGGAGGCGATGAACCTGCTGCTCATCACCTCGCTGTTCGCCTGCATCCTGTCCTTCCACAACACGCTCAACCGCTATTTCTTCGCGCTCGGCCGCGAGGGGCTGGCGCTGCGCGCGCTCGGCAAGGTGCATGAGGTGCATGGCTCGCCGCACATCGCCGGCTATGTGCAGAGCGCGGTGGCGGCGGTGATCCTCGCCCTTTTCATCGCGGCGGGCGCCGACCCCTACACCACCGTGTTCTCCTTCATGTCGGCGCTGGCCGTGCTCGGCATCCTCGCCGTGCAGGTGCTGGTGTCGCTGGCGGTGATCCGCTTCTTCCGGGTCACCCCCACCCGTCACGGCGTGGGAACGACGCTCATCGCCCCCGTTCTCGGCCTCATCGGGCTCGCCGGCGCGCTGGTGCTGGTGACGGTGAACCTGTCGCTGCTGACCGGCAGCGAGAGCCCGCTGGTGATGGCCTTCCCTTATGGGCTGGCCGTGGTGTTCCTGCTCGGGGCGGGCTTTGCGCTCTATCTGCGCCAGCGCCGGCCGGAGCTTTATGCCAGCCTCGGGGAGGTGTTCGCGTGA
- a CDS encoding acyl-CoA thioesterase: protein MTAATEPPPHSPVIRTIAMPADTNPAGDIFGGWLMAHMDLAAGNVATRRAKGRVATVAVEAMSFLSPVLVGDEVSFYGDVLSVGRTSLRIRIEAWRRPREGETLNKVTEASFTFVAIGADRRPRPVDEA from the coding sequence ATGACCGCCGCCACCGAGCCACCGCCCCATTCCCCGGTCATCCGCACCATCGCCATGCCGGCCGACACCAACCCGGCCGGCGACATCTTCGGCGGCTGGCTGATGGCGCATATGGATCTCGCCGCCGGCAACGTCGCCACGCGCCGGGCCAAGGGTCGCGTCGCCACCGTGGCGGTGGAGGCGATGAGCTTCCTCAGCCCGGTTCTGGTCGGCGATGAGGTGAGCTTCTATGGCGACGTCCTGTCGGTAGGGCGCACCTCGCTGCGCATCCGCATCGAAGCCTGGCGCCGCCCGCGCGAGGGCGAGACGCTGAACAAGGTGACAGAGGCCAGCTTCACCTTCGTCGCCATCGGCGCCGACCGCCGCCCGCGCCCGGTCGATGAGGCCTGA